The following nucleotide sequence is from Flavobacteriales bacterium.
AATAATCCATGGCTGCTTCCGTCATCTCGGCTCGCTCCGTTTGGTCGGCACTAGTGCTTCCAGCTTTTAGATGGGCTACAAAAACCGTCATAAAAACAGTATCGCCTTTGGCTAAATCAATCGGTCGATTTACATAAAGCGTATATGCATCCACCACCCGCACAAGGTTGGCTCCGCTCAAATTTTTTGATATAATTTCCTGATTGTGCAACACCAATTTTTGCTTGTTATAAAAAAGCATATTGGTCAAGCTGCTAAAACTATTGTTCGTAAATTCGGCTTGCTCAAAATGGGTTACTCCGTTTGTATTCAATGCGTTGGTCAGAATTTTATTTGGGTTTAACCAATTGGCTCCCATTTCATTTACGGTCAAAATGTCGGGCTTTGCATGTGCAACAATGGTTTCTAAATATCCGTCCTTTTTATCGGCATTGTTGGTGCTGTTTGTGCATTGTGCCGTAGAGTTTCTGTAGTTCAAAAGGTTATAATGCATCAACCTAATGGTGTCGGATTGTGCCGCAGTTTGAAATGCCCACATGCACAAAAGACATACAATAGCTACTAATTTTTGCATACTGCAAATTTATTAGGCTCGGCCGAGGTTTTGGCCATGGTTTAGTAATAAATCCACAGTAAAATGGATTTTGAACTATTGTCGATTATTTTTTCTAGTTCTTTTAAAAAATTGGGTGAAACCGTTGGGCAACCTTCGCTCTGGCAAATGCCCATGGTTTGCTCTTCGTCGGGTACGCAACTGTGGCCATGCAGCACCACAAATCTATCAAAGGCATTGCTGTTTGATTCTTCTAAGCCATATAGTTTGTATGCGGTTCCGAATTTTCCAGTATATTTTCCTCCAACTTTATACTTGCCAAGCGAGGAGCAATTGCTGCCCGGTTCGTTGCTAAAAGCCGGTTTTGAGTTGTAAAAATCTTGACAGTGCCCGTGTGTCACCAAACCACTATTTAGCACAGAATCGTGGGACAATGATGCCACAAAAAAGCGTTTTTTGGCAGACTTAATTCTAAGGTTAAGCATGAAAGCTACCGTAGTGTCAAACCCGTTTTTCTTACAATAATCTTTGGCTTGGGCATATTTGCTCGAATCTATTTTTGCTAATTTTATTGGAGCATTAGTTACACTGTCTCTTGCAATATCGGCTTCATAAAAATCTTTATTTTCTGATGAGCCACACATCAGCAAAACCATCGACAAAAGTAAAATTGATGACAATTTCATTACACTATAAACTCTATGTTTCAATGGCTTAGTATCGGTCTTGAAAAAATTAATTTCATTGCTTCAAAATCATTTTATAGTGCTGAATTCCTGCTTCTTCAAATTGAGGCTCGATGGCCTGAAATCCATGCCTGGCGTACAAATTCATGGCGGTAAGTTGTGCGTGAAGGTAAACATATTCTTCGGTAGGCAAATCTGCCAAAACAGCTTCCACCAGCTTGCTGCCCACGCCCAAATTTCTTGACTTTTTAAGCACAGCAAACCGCTCAAGTTTTATTCCGTTGGGTGTTTTTCTCCAACGGGCTGTACCCACCGCTTCATTATTAATTTGGGCAATAAAGTGCGTTGAACTATCCTCAAATTCATCGTATTCCAATGCCGGATCTACCTTCTGCTCCACCACAAAAACCTCGTTTCTTATTGAAAAAATTTGTTCTTTTTCGGCTTGGGTTTCTACTTTTTTTATTCTTATCTCCATTAAACTTCAAAATTAATACCCATACGAAAATTTATCGAGGAGTAACCATAATATACCGGGAAACATAAAAATTAAATCTCCCCAAAACCGATAGAGTTCATTTTCTTTAAACCTCTCTTCTTGAAGCCAAATAATAAGTAAGGTATTCATCATCAATAAAATAGGAATTGTAACTACCATTTTTATGGGTTGGTGAAAAGAAAACAGCCATATCATAAATGAAAAAAAGGCGGCAGTTAGTAAATACAAAATGGTGTTTCTCGTTTTTTCCTTTCCCCAGCGGGTGGCCGCCGACTTCAAACCTCCGGCAATATCATTATCATAATCGTAATATGAAAACAAAATAAGGTTTGTAAAATTGATAAAAACCAAGCAAATAAGAAGAAATACGGATGCTATGTTGGTTGAAAGATTTCCCGCTATTCCGGGCATAACAGCCATACCTACACAAGCTATCGTGGCCACAAAAAGTTCTTTTAACCAGCTTATTTTTAGGTATTTAAAATAGTGAACAAATAAAAAATATGCGATAACTAATGCCGCCACCAAAATACCTGCGTAAACAATTTTTATCGGCAAAAAGGCCACGGTAAAGAAGGCATTAAAAACCACCAAAGCTGCCACAATAGCCAATATTGGTTTTTGATACTCAAAATGAATGATATGCCTTATCGACGTGGCTTTTTCTTTCATTTTATTTCCATCCAAAATATGATCAATACTATAAATTACCCATATAGTTGTGGCCAAAACCCAATAAAACGAAAAAGGCAATTGTGCCCGAAAAAGTTTGCCAAAGAAAAAGGATGTGGACACCGACCCAAACACCACCAACAAACTAAAACAGTTTATAAACTCTATTGAAGAAAGCTCCGAAATTTTCCTTTTTTGCGGGGTTTGAGGCATTGTTTTTTTGTTCTAATCCAATGATGAAGAAATTGTTTCGCGACAATGTTATCTAAATATAGTTTAAAGAACGAATTTTTTTGTTCGAGTTTTGACACAAAAACTAAGAGGTTGTTTTACCTACAATTGCCCGACTGTTGGCATCTTTGTCAAAACTAATTAAAAAACAATTTGCAAAGCGTAAACCGGACATTATACAATGCCGTTTCTCAAATTATTAGTGAGGCAAAAGCTACCGTTTACCGCTGCACCAGCACTAATTTGCTTAAAATGTATTGGCAAATTGGTAAACTTATAATCGAAGACGAACAGCAATGACAGATGCGGGCAGAACATGGCAAAGCTGTTTTGAAACAACTCGCACAACAGCTTACTGTTGAATTTGGAAAAGGTTTTGATGAAAGTAATTTCCGCAATATGCGTAATTTTTTTTCTGCCTTCGATATTTGGTACGCAGTGCGTCCTGAATTGAGTTGGATAACGAAACTAAATTAAGCCTCGGCAACCACCTCTTTCACCTGCGGATATACCCTTTTGATGCTTTCTTCGATGCCCGCCTTCATGGTGATATGACTGATTTCGCAGCTGCTACATGCACCCAACAAACGAAGTTTCACTACATCATTTTGTTCATCAACCGATAATAACTCAACATCGCCTCCATCGGCTTTTAAAAAGGGACGAATAGTGTCTAACGCCTGTTCTATTTTTTCTGAAATTTCGCTCAAAATAGTGCTTTTACGGCTCGAATTTACGCTAAATCATCTATTCCTTCCAAACTTAGCAAAAAGGCATACTCCAAAGCTACTTCCTTAAATTGCTCAAAACGGCCACTTGCACCACCATGACCAAAGTCCATTTCGGTTTTTAAAAGTAAAATATTGTCGTCGGCTTTCATCTCACGCAGTTTCGCCACCCATTTGGCTGGTTCCCAATATTGCACCTGACTATCGTGCAAACCTGTGGTAACCAGCATATTGGGATATTTTTTTGCCTCTACATTGTCATAGGGCGAATAGGATTTAATATACCAATAATAATCTTCTTCTTTTGGATTGCCCCATTCGTCAAACTCCCCTGTGGTAAGCGGTATAGATTCGTCGAGCATGGTTGTAACTACATCAACAAACGGTACAGCTGCTATTACCCCATTCCACAATTCAGGTTCCATATTAATAATGGCACCCATAAGCAAACCACCTGCACTGCCACCCATAGCATATAAATGTTCTGGTGATGAATAATTATTTGAAATTAAGTGCTTTGCACAATCAATAAAATCGAAAAAGGTATTTTTTTTCTCAAGCAATTTTCCGGTTTCATACCAATTTCTGCCCATTTCTTCTCCCCCTCTGATGTGGGCAATGGCAAAAGCAAAACCTCTATCCAACAAACTCAACCGGCTACTGCTAAAATATGGGTCAATACTGTGGCCGTAGCTTCCGTAGGCATAGAGCAATAGGGGCGACTTAGCATTTTTTTCAAACCCCTTTTTATAAACAATAGATATGGGTACTTCTACTCCATCACGTACACTGGCATATAATCTCTCTGATTGATATTGACTCTTATCATATCCTCCAACAACTTCCTGCTGTTTCAGTAGTTTTCGCTCACGATTATTCATATTGTAATCGTAAGTGCTTGATGGTGTGGTTAATGAAGTGTATCCGAACCTCAAAATATCTGTCTTATATTCCGGATTTGTACTGGCCCCACAGGTGTAGGTTTCCTCGTCCATGGCAATGTAATGTTCGCTGCCTGTACTCATTTGTCGAACTCTGATATGGGTTAATCCCTTAGTTCGTTCTTCCAACACCATATAGTCATCAAATAGTTCAATGCCTTCTAAAAGTGTCTCTTTTCTGTGCGGAATTACCTCGTTCCAAAATTCTTTTTCGGTATTTTCAAGTCCACATTCCATCAATCGAAAATTTTGAGCATTCCAGTTGGTCAGCACATACCATTTATCTTTAAAATGCGAAATGCCATATTCCAATTTTCGTTCTCTCGGATGAAATATTTTAAAATCTCCATACGGATTTTCGGATTTAAGATATTGATATTCAGAAGTTAAAGTGCTTCCACAAGAAATAATAATGTATTCTCTCGATTTGCTTTTTGATACACCTGCATAGAACGTTTCGTCTTTTTCGTGGTAAATCATTTCCGACTCATCCGTTTCCAAATTATACCGATGAATTTTATCAGAACGCAAGGTTTGTGCATCTTTGGTGGTATAAAATAGGGTTTTGTTATCAGCAGCCCACGTGCCGCCTCCGGTAGTGTTTTCAATGGTTTGAGCCAAAATCTTACCGTTTTCAAGGGTTTTGAAATAAATGGTATAAATCCTGCGGCTCAATTTATCTACGCCAAATGCAAGAATTTTGTTGTCAGGACTTATGCTAAGGCCGCCAACTTGATAATAAGCGTGTCCTTCTGCCAAGATGTTTACATCCAACAACGTCAACTCCTCCGAATCCATATTGTCTTTTTTCCGACAATAAATGGGGTATTCTTTACCTTCTTCAAATCGAGTGTAATACCAATAACCATTCAGAAAATAGGGAACAGATTCATCCTGCTGTTTAATACGACCCACCATCTCGTTATACAAATTTTCTTGTAAACCCTTGGTGTCAGCCATTACGGCCTCCGTATAGGCATTTTCTTCATTCAAATAATTTATAACCTCCTGATTTTCACGATTGTTTAACCAATAATAATTATCTATACGCACATCACCGTGCATTTCCAATTCATGAGGTTTTGGGAGGCAAATTGGGGGTTGGGCAGCGTTTTTTCGCATTTTAAAATGTTTAAGTGGCAATATTAGTCAAAGCAATTTTGTGAAGTAATAAAAAGGCTAATCTTCCAAGAATTTCATAAAGTTTTCACGATGCACAATTTCCACTTGTGCATCATAATTTTTACTAAAAGTTTTAGATATTTTGACTTTTGTCTTTGGATTCCACTTTAGCTCAAATGCTCTAAGAGTTGCCCCTTCCTGCTCTATCAAATCAATTTCCTGCATTTGTGTTGTTCGCCAGAAATACAATTTGGCATAGGTGGGTTTGTATCGAATATATTTAAGACGTTCGGCAATAAAGTAGTTTTCCCACAAAGCCCCGACATCATTGCGAAAAGAGAGCGGATTGAA
It contains:
- a CDS encoding GNAT family N-acetyltransferase — translated: MEIRIKKVETQAEKEQIFSIRNEVFVVEQKVDPALEYDEFEDSSTHFIAQINNEAVGTARWRKTPNGIKLERFAVLKKSRNLGVGSKLVEAVLADLPTEEYVYLHAQLTAMNLYARHGFQAIEPQFEEAGIQHYKMILKQ
- a CDS encoding murein L,D-transpeptidase catalytic domain family protein, whose product is MKLSSILLLSMVLLMCGSSENKDFYEADIARDSVTNAPIKLAKIDSSKYAQAKDYCKKNGFDTTVAFMLNLRIKSAKKRFFVASLSHDSVLNSGLVTHGHCQDFYNSKPAFSNEPGSNCSSLGKYKVGGKYTGKFGTAYKLYGLEESNSNAFDRFVVLHGHSCVPDEEQTMGICQSEGCPTVSPNFLKELEKIIDNSSKSILLWIYY
- a CDS encoding NifU family protein, which encodes MLSEISEKIEQALDTIRPFLKADGGDVELLSVDEQNDVVKLRLLGACSSCEISHITMKAGIEESIKRVYPQVKEVVAEA
- a CDS encoding S9 family peptidase; this translates as MRKNAAQPPICLPKPHELEMHGDVRIDNYYWLNNRENQEVINYLNEENAYTEAVMADTKGLQENLYNEMVGRIKQQDESVPYFLNGYWYYTRFEEGKEYPIYCRKKDNMDSEELTLLDVNILAEGHAYYQVGGLSISPDNKILAFGVDKLSRRIYTIYFKTLENGKILAQTIENTTGGGTWAADNKTLFYTTKDAQTLRSDKIHRYNLETDESEMIYHEKDETFYAGVSKSKSREYIIISCGSTLTSEYQYLKSENPYGDFKIFHPRERKLEYGISHFKDKWYVLTNWNAQNFRLMECGLENTEKEFWNEVIPHRKETLLEGIELFDDYMVLEERTKGLTHIRVRQMSTGSEHYIAMDEETYTCGASTNPEYKTDILRFGYTSLTTPSSTYDYNMNNRERKLLKQQEVVGGYDKSQYQSERLYASVRDGVEVPISIVYKKGFEKNAKSPLLLYAYGSYGHSIDPYFSSSRLSLLDRGFAFAIAHIRGGEEMGRNWYETGKLLEKKNTFFDFIDCAKHLISNNYSSPEHLYAMGGSAGGLLMGAIINMEPELWNGVIAAVPFVDVVTTMLDESIPLTTGEFDEWGNPKEEDYYWYIKSYSPYDNVEAKKYPNMLVTTGLHDSQVQYWEPAKWVAKLREMKADDNILLLKTEMDFGHGGASGRFEQFKEVALEYAFLLSLEGIDDLA